The following proteins are co-located in the Chloroflexota bacterium genome:
- a CDS encoding superoxide dismutase family protein — MSKKVHRLIGIALFTLALVASAACTAITDTSSGPTEIGATATAILSGPDGEAMGTVSFTQTPHGVLVSADVSGLEPGGHGFHIHEFGSCSPDFSAAGDHFNPGDRTHGYYPESGFHAGDMPNIYAGAGGNARADHLVPAISLGSGDTSILDTDGSAIIVHEKPDTYGIDAGAGGRVACGVIQR, encoded by the coding sequence ATGAGCAAAAAGGTTCACAGACTGATAGGCATCGCCCTATTCACACTCGCGCTCGTCGCATCGGCAGCATGCACCGCAATAACGGATACAAGCTCGGGCCCAACGGAAATCGGCGCTACCGCGACGGCGATTCTATCCGGTCCAGATGGCGAGGCGATGGGCACAGTGTCGTTCACACAAACGCCGCACGGCGTGCTAGTGTCCGCAGATGTCAGCGGACTGGAACCTGGCGGACACGGGTTCCACATCCACGAGTTCGGTAGCTGCTCGCCCGACTTCAGCGCTGCCGGCGATCACTTCAATCCGGGCGACAGGACGCACGGCTACTACCCTGAATCAGGCTTCCACGCCGGCGACATGCCGAACATATACGCCGGCGCGGGCGGCAACGCACGCGCCGACCACCTAGTCCCCGCCATCAGTCTCGGCAGCGGCGACACATCCATCCTCGACACGGACGGCTCCGCCATCATCGTCCACGAAAAGCCGGACACCTACGGCATAGACGCCGGCGCCGGCGGCCGTGTGGCATGCGGAGTGATACAGAGATAG